Proteins encoded in a region of the Marinobacter arenosus genome:
- a CDS encoding CsiV family protein: protein MQTDGNCGGRFTARTVLTALLLTFSLTAQSQEAGTGTTAIPDNYYRAELVVLERIVQPDAVNEQMADRKVEPTPDTTEILRAVAPDGTAETTLDLAPNGELHLHGAAQRLEGSGRYRVLVEAGWYQAFPPDYEGEPLRVAVGDWIDGANTREVEGTITIDRQRYLHVGVHLNHWQRARNATPEPATAVPEAGEGDQMASGTVAATQDSDLASMATGGEMQPTASEPPVELLTWIRETRRMRSEEIHFLDSPTIGVLVFFKRVEASE from the coding sequence TTGCAGACTGACGGTAATTGCGGCGGCCGGTTCACGGCACGCACAGTATTAACAGCCCTGCTGCTGACGTTTTCGCTGACGGCCCAGTCGCAGGAAGCGGGCACGGGCACAACCGCCATCCCCGACAACTACTATCGGGCAGAACTGGTGGTCCTCGAGCGCATTGTCCAACCCGACGCAGTCAATGAACAAATGGCCGATCGGAAGGTGGAGCCTACGCCCGACACAACGGAGATCCTGCGCGCCGTGGCCCCGGACGGGACGGCAGAAACCACCCTGGATCTGGCGCCGAATGGTGAACTGCACCTGCACGGCGCGGCCCAGCGCCTTGAGGGCAGCGGCCGTTATCGGGTGCTGGTTGAAGCAGGCTGGTACCAGGCGTTCCCGCCCGACTATGAGGGTGAGCCCCTGCGGGTAGCGGTTGGTGACTGGATTGATGGCGCCAATACGCGGGAAGTGGAAGGGACGATCACCATTGATCGTCAGCGCTATCTGCATGTCGGTGTGCACCTGAATCACTGGCAGCGTGCCCGCAATGCGACGCCCGAGCCCGCGACGGCCGTACCCGAGGCCGGAGAAGGCGATCAGATGGCGTCAGGCACCGTGGCCGCCACTCAGGACAGTGACCTTGCCTCGATGGCAACCGGTGGTGAGATGCAACCGACTGCCTCGGAACCCCCGGTTGAACTGCTGACCTGGATCCGCGAAACCCGCCGCATGCGCAGTGAGGAAATCCATTTCCTGGACTCCCCCACCATCGGCGTACTGGTGTTCTTCAAGAGGGTTGAGGCGTCGGAGTAA
- a CDS encoding S-methyl-5'-thioinosine phosphorylase, translating into MSKVAGNYPVGIIGGTGLTMLSGLEITGERVKDTVWGAPSAPLVDGKLGDQPVVFLSRHGNPHRIPPHQVNYRANLQALYDAGVRTVVGVNAVGGIHRDMGPAHVVIPDQIIDYTWGRPSTFFEGDLEAVTHIDFTWPYDAEARQILIEAASSQGASFSDFGVYGATQGPRLETAAEIRRMERDGCDLVGMTGMPEAVLAAELGMRYVCLGLVVNWAAGKSDHIITMAEIEEAIDRGMSSVKGMLEKSMAGLGRLTPTPQPS; encoded by the coding sequence ATGAGCAAGGTTGCGGGGAACTACCCTGTGGGAATCATTGGCGGTACCGGACTGACCATGCTCTCCGGTCTGGAGATTACCGGTGAGCGGGTGAAGGACACGGTCTGGGGAGCGCCATCGGCGCCCCTGGTTGACGGCAAGCTGGGCGATCAGCCCGTTGTGTTTCTTTCGCGGCACGGCAACCCGCACCGGATTCCGCCGCATCAGGTGAACTATCGGGCCAACCTGCAAGCGCTCTACGATGCCGGTGTCCGTACCGTGGTGGGTGTGAATGCCGTCGGCGGTATCCATCGGGACATGGGGCCGGCGCACGTGGTCATCCCCGATCAGATCATTGACTATACCTGGGGGCGGCCGAGTACCTTCTTTGAAGGTGATCTCGAAGCCGTCACCCACATTGATTTCACCTGGCCCTACGACGCCGAAGCGCGCCAGATCCTGATTGAGGCAGCGTCCTCACAGGGCGCCTCTTTCTCGGACTTTGGTGTCTACGGGGCGACCCAGGGGCCGCGGTTGGAAACGGCCGCCGAGATTCGCAGAATGGAGCGCGACGGCTGTGACCTGGTGGGTATGACCGGCATGCCGGAAGCGGTACTGGCCGCTGAGCTGGGGATGCGTTATGTCTGTCTGGGGCTGGTGGTCAACTGGGCTGCGGGCAAGTCCGACCACATCATCACCATGGCCGAAATCGAAGAGGCCATCGACAGGGGTATGTCCAGCGTCAAAGGCATGCTGGAGAAGTCGATGGCCGGTCTTGGGCGACTTACTCCGACGCCTCAACCCTCTTGA
- a CDS encoding mechanosensitive ion channel family protein, which translates to MIGDVTAMVNGWIQSFDLLSQGWRVGIVVFALVFGTATVAYIVSKVIGALEHKFSNTKNLWDDAVLHAARKPAVAFVWLQGVYWAAEVAHRYSQAEIFKANETILEVGFIWVFVWTLLRLIKEGEKILISPLKMKTPMDYTTVNAVSKLSRAVVIITAVLIAMQTLGYSISGVLAFGGLGGVAVGFAAKDLLANFFGGFIIHLDRPFKVGDWVRSPDRNIEGTVEHIGWRLTTVRTFDQRPLYVPNAAFTTIAVENPSRMRNRRISETIGIRYADVSQMADIVQDIRSMLENHEEIDTSQTLIVNFVAFNASSLDIMVYTFTKTTQWVHFHEVKQNVLLRISEIIEGYGAEVAFPTRTLHLPGGVRLASAKAGDDEGGRDQAQGDEASGQAESVRQSRQTTRVGDQDEAGEAE; encoded by the coding sequence ATGATCGGAGACGTAACTGCCATGGTCAATGGCTGGATTCAGAGTTTTGATCTGCTGTCCCAGGGTTGGCGTGTGGGCATTGTGGTCTTTGCGTTGGTGTTTGGTACCGCGACCGTTGCCTACATCGTCAGCAAGGTCATCGGGGCGTTGGAGCACAAGTTCAGCAACACCAAGAACCTCTGGGACGACGCGGTGCTGCATGCGGCTCGCAAGCCTGCCGTCGCTTTCGTCTGGTTGCAGGGCGTCTACTGGGCCGCTGAGGTGGCCCACCGGTATTCTCAGGCCGAAATCTTCAAGGCCAACGAGACCATCCTTGAGGTTGGTTTTATCTGGGTGTTTGTCTGGACCCTGCTCCGGCTCATCAAAGAGGGCGAGAAAATCCTCATCTCCCCCCTGAAGATGAAAACACCGATGGACTACACCACCGTGAACGCGGTGAGCAAACTGTCGCGCGCCGTGGTCATCATCACGGCCGTGCTGATCGCCATGCAAACACTTGGTTACAGCATCTCCGGGGTCCTGGCGTTCGGTGGTCTTGGCGGTGTCGCCGTTGGTTTCGCGGCCAAGGACCTGTTGGCAAACTTCTTTGGTGGTTTCATCATTCACCTGGATCGTCCCTTCAAGGTGGGCGACTGGGTCCGGTCTCCGGATCGGAACATCGAGGGAACGGTCGAGCACATTGGCTGGCGCCTGACGACCGTTCGAACCTTCGATCAGCGGCCTCTTTATGTTCCTAACGCGGCGTTCACCACGATAGCGGTGGAGAATCCGTCGAGGATGAGAAATCGCCGTATCAGTGAAACCATCGGCATCCGCTACGCTGACGTCAGTCAGATGGCGGATATCGTCCAGGATATCCGGTCCATGCTGGAGAACCACGAGGAAATCGATACCAGCCAGACCCTGATCGTGAACTTTGTAGCCTTCAACGCCTCCTCTCTGGACATCATGGTCTACACCTTCACCAAGACTACCCAGTGGGTGCATTTCCACGAGGTGAAACAGAACGTCCTTCTCCGGATCAGTGAAATCATCGAGGGTTACGGAGCCGAAGTGGCCTTCCCGACACGCACCCTGCATTTGCCGGGGGGCGTTCGGTTAGCGAGCGCCAAAGCGGGCGATGACGAGGGTGGTCGTGATCAGGCGCAGGGCGACGAGGCCAGCGGTCAGGCTGAATCCGTCAGGCAGTCGCGCCAGACGACACGGGTCGGTGATCAGGACGAAGCGGGAGAGGCAGAATGA
- a CDS encoding L,D-transpeptidase family protein has protein sequence MSLDRQVLTLVSHDGTVLVEYPVSTALNGPGEQDSSGCTPRGEHYIRAKIGGGQPIRTVFRGRRPTGEIHTPELSRQNPERDWILSRILWLCGLEPGKNRGRGVDTFRRFIYIHGTPDTEPMGVPMSHGCVRMRNADVVDLYDRVSAGTAVVIR, from the coding sequence ATCAGCCTCGATCGTCAGGTCCTGACTCTGGTCAGTCATGACGGCACGGTGCTGGTCGAGTACCCGGTTTCCACCGCCCTCAACGGTCCCGGGGAGCAGGACAGCAGTGGTTGTACGCCCCGTGGAGAGCACTACATCCGTGCCAAGATTGGCGGGGGTCAACCCATTCGCACGGTCTTCCGTGGCCGTCGGCCGACGGGGGAAATCCATACCCCGGAGTTGTCCCGCCAGAACCCCGAGCGGGACTGGATCCTGAGCCGCATTCTCTGGCTCTGTGGCCTCGAGCCCGGCAAAAACCGCGGGCGCGGGGTCGATACTTTCCGCCGCTTCATATACATTCACGGCACGCCGGATACCGAGCCCATGGGCGTTCCCATGTCGCACGGCTGTGTCCGCATGCGCAATGCCGACGTCGTCGACCTGTACGATCGGGTCAGTGCTGGCACGGCCGTCGTCATCCGTTAA
- a CDS encoding TetR/AcrR family transcriptional regulator gives MAQSDTVDRILDAAEELFADRGFSETSLRMITSKAKVNLAAVNYHFGSKNALIHAVFARFLTPFSATLEKAFDELEDRCEGQPPTLNQTLWALTESAVRMPQRNEKGISIFMRLLGLAYTQSQGHLRKFLEQEYGDPFSRFMRLLKEATPQLSAVDRYWRIQFMLGATAFTMSSSDALRDILQNKLGVETTVQEIAARLVPFLAAGMQAEDTMLVPPSGSKVSVA, from the coding sequence ATGGCGCAGTCTGACACCGTTGACCGGATTCTTGATGCAGCCGAAGAGCTGTTTGCCGACCGAGGTTTTTCGGAGACCTCGCTTCGCATGATCACCAGTAAGGCTAAAGTAAACCTGGCCGCTGTCAATTACCATTTTGGTTCAAAAAATGCGCTGATTCATGCCGTATTTGCCCGTTTTCTGACGCCGTTTTCGGCCACGCTGGAGAAAGCCTTCGATGAGCTTGAAGACCGGTGCGAGGGGCAGCCGCCGACGCTGAACCAGACGCTCTGGGCGTTGACCGAGAGCGCAGTCCGCATGCCCCAGCGCAATGAAAAGGGGATTTCCATCTTCATGCGCCTGCTCGGGCTCGCCTACACCCAGTCCCAGGGTCATCTTCGAAAGTTTCTCGAGCAGGAATATGGCGATCCCTTCAGCCGCTTCATGCGTCTGCTCAAGGAAGCAACGCCCCAGTTGTCCGCCGTCGACCGTTACTGGCGTATCCAGTTCATGCTGGGTGCCACCGCCTTCACCATGTCCAGCAGCGACGCGCTGCGGGATATCCTGCAGAACAAACTGGGTGTCGAAACCACCGTGCAGGAAATTGCCGCCAGACTGGTGCCGTTCCTCGCCGCCGGAATGCAGGCCGAAGACACCATGCTTGTGCCTCCCTCTGGCAGCAAGGTCTCGGTTGCCTGA
- a CDS encoding riboflavin synthase subunit alpha, translated as MFTGIVQGIATVEEIKTAPGLNTFVIRLPEDKVGGVTIGASVAINGTCLTVTRQDGNALYFDAMQETLRLTTLGNLEPGDEINFERAARIGDEIGGHLLSGHVHTTATIVDILRPENNVTLWFEVPEQWTRYIFAKGYIAINGASLTIGEVQGNRFNVHLIPETLRATTFGKATEGDQVNIEIDSQTQTIVDTLARLGYDQPPRQL; from the coding sequence ATGTTCACAGGCATCGTTCAAGGCATTGCAACCGTCGAGGAGATCAAAACGGCTCCCGGACTGAACACGTTCGTGATCCGCTTGCCCGAGGACAAGGTGGGAGGCGTGACCATTGGGGCGTCGGTCGCCATCAATGGCACCTGTTTGACCGTCACCCGGCAAGACGGCAACGCGCTCTACTTTGACGCCATGCAGGAAACCCTGAGGCTGACCACGCTCGGAAACCTTGAACCCGGGGATGAAATCAACTTCGAGCGGGCGGCCAGGATCGGTGACGAAATTGGCGGACACCTTCTGTCGGGCCACGTTCATACCACGGCAACGATTGTGGACATCCTGCGGCCGGAAAATAACGTCACCCTCTGGTTTGAAGTGCCTGAGCAGTGGACCCGCTACATTTTTGCCAAGGGCTATATCGCCATCAACGGTGCCAGCCTCACCATTGGCGAGGTCCAGGGCAACCGGTTCAATGTGCACCTGATCCCGGAAACCCTTCGGGCAACGACCTTTGGCAAGGCGACCGAGGGAGATCAGGTCAACATCGAGATCGACAGCCAGACCCAGACGATCGTAGACACCCTCGCTCGCCTTGGTTACGACCAGCCACCCAGACAGCTCTGA
- a CDS encoding class I SAM-dependent methyltransferase — translation MTTAVLDYPDGQLSLSRPGGGDPSLRAWDAADELLLQEVFQRVDAGKAPKVLVVDDQFGALALGLHRYQPDLVADSATLAEALAHNARINPGAADGVSVRSWLNPPEGVYDVVIVRIPRHADYLAWLLRWANGILKPDGVLLAGGMIKHLPDRGVEVFAQAVHTEQVCPARKKARVVVCRRGEATLEGWSGVWKGYHPDDAGFRVEALPAVFAREKLDIGTRLLLPHVKRLVSGLATNAPVLDLACGNGVVGLTALVVRQDLSLTFSDVSSQAVVSARHNVSGAFPDSRVHFEHGDGIAESAGLFDLILLNPPFHEGGVVGDHVALRLFGQAAKHLTPGGRLLMVGNRHLGYHRSLRRFFPQVRQLDANPKFVVLEAGLG, via the coding sequence ATGACAACTGCAGTACTGGATTATCCGGACGGTCAGCTCAGCCTGTCCCGGCCGGGCGGCGGCGATCCGTCACTCCGCGCATGGGATGCCGCGGATGAACTGTTACTGCAGGAAGTTTTCCAGCGCGTGGATGCCGGCAAAGCGCCGAAAGTGCTTGTTGTCGATGATCAGTTCGGCGCCTTGGCGCTGGGCCTGCACCGCTACCAGCCGGACCTGGTGGCGGATAGTGCGACGCTGGCGGAAGCTCTGGCGCACAATGCCCGGATCAATCCCGGCGCGGCTGACGGGGTGAGTGTACGCAGTTGGCTGAATCCGCCAGAGGGCGTCTATGACGTCGTCATTGTCAGAATTCCCCGCCACGCGGATTATCTGGCCTGGCTGCTGCGCTGGGCGAATGGCATTCTCAAACCCGACGGTGTGTTGCTCGCCGGTGGCATGATCAAGCATCTGCCGGATCGAGGCGTGGAGGTATTTGCTCAGGCCGTGCACACAGAACAGGTCTGTCCCGCCCGTAAAAAGGCCCGGGTGGTGGTCTGCCGGCGCGGTGAGGCGACGCTCGAAGGTTGGTCGGGCGTATGGAAGGGGTACCATCCTGACGACGCCGGATTCCGGGTTGAGGCTCTGCCTGCGGTCTTTGCCCGGGAGAAGCTGGATATCGGCACACGGTTGTTGCTGCCCCACGTGAAGCGGCTGGTGTCGGGCCTGGCGACGAATGCCCCAGTACTGGACCTGGCTTGCGGCAATGGTGTGGTGGGTTTGACGGCGCTGGTCGTGCGGCAGGACCTGTCCCTCACTTTCTCCGACGTGTCCAGCCAGGCTGTTGTCAGCGCTCGCCACAACGTGTCCGGAGCGTTCCCCGACAGCCGGGTTCACTTTGAACATGGGGATGGCATAGCGGAGTCCGCCGGTTTGTTTGACCTGATCCTGCTGAACCCACCGTTCCACGAGGGTGGGGTTGTCGGCGATCACGTGGCACTGCGCCTGTTCGGGCAGGCGGCGAAACATCTGACCCCCGGCGGTCGACTGCTCATGGTTGGCAACCGTCACCTTGGTTACCACCGGAGTTTGCGTCGGTTTTTCCCGCAGGTTCGCCAGCTCGATGCGAACCCGAAGTTTGTCGTTCTCGAAGCGGGGCTGGGTTAG
- a CDS encoding class I SAM-dependent methyltransferase, with protein sequence MSVMPNSHEALIRNRDRLGGRVALLGVSAPALLAELPDGGMAMSEHAGQAAALATQEHWQSCFGYDDPGLIASAFDTVVVFLPKARSELDLRLSLARWLSAPGARVILVGEKKEGIAGAVKQLKAVAPGASKVDSARHCQVWEAANIEPLADFDLSSWQAWHSVSHAGCSIDVCGLPGIFSHGELDGGTALLLETLVTSPLKAEHILDFACGAGVIGAWYQAWQRAQGQSPSVVDGVDVQSQAVICARATYDRAGARGDIMASDGLENVDGLWSAIVTNPPFHSGVKTDTSMTENFLREVSRHLKSRGELRLVANSFLPYESVIKRFIGPVERLYEDRRFTVYRAIRR encoded by the coding sequence ATGTCTGTCATGCCCAATTCCCATGAAGCCCTGATCCGCAATCGCGACCGACTGGGTGGCCGCGTTGCTCTGCTTGGTGTCAGCGCTCCGGCGTTGCTGGCTGAGCTTCCGGATGGGGGCATGGCCATGAGCGAACATGCAGGGCAGGCGGCTGCGCTCGCCACCCAGGAGCACTGGCAATCGTGCTTTGGTTATGACGACCCGGGATTGATCGCGTCGGCGTTTGACACGGTGGTGGTCTTCCTGCCGAAGGCCCGGTCGGAACTGGACCTGAGGCTTTCGTTGGCGCGTTGGTTGTCAGCCCCCGGTGCCAGAGTGATCCTCGTTGGCGAAAAAAAGGAAGGCATCGCGGGCGCCGTGAAGCAATTGAAAGCAGTGGCCCCCGGCGCCTCAAAAGTAGACAGTGCGCGGCATTGCCAGGTCTGGGAGGCCGCCAACATCGAGCCGCTGGCCGACTTCGACTTGTCCAGCTGGCAGGCGTGGCATTCCGTCAGTCACGCCGGTTGTTCAATCGACGTATGTGGGTTGCCCGGTATCTTCAGCCACGGCGAACTGGATGGCGGCACGGCGCTCTTGCTCGAAACTCTCGTCACGTCGCCGCTCAAAGCTGAGCACATACTGGACTTCGCCTGCGGTGCGGGGGTGATTGGCGCGTGGTACCAGGCGTGGCAACGCGCCCAAGGTCAGTCCCCAAGCGTTGTGGATGGCGTGGATGTCCAGTCGCAGGCGGTGATCTGTGCCCGGGCAACCTACGACCGCGCGGGCGCCCGTGGTGACATCATGGCTTCGGACGGACTCGAGAATGTTGACGGTCTCTGGTCCGCGATCGTGACGAATCCGCCGTTCCACTCCGGCGTGAAAACTGACACCTCGATGACCGAGAATTTCCTGCGCGAGGTTTCGCGCCACTTGAAATCTCGGGGGGAGTTGCGGTTGGTCGCCAACAGTTTTCTGCCCTACGAATCCGTGATCAAGCGCTTCATCGGACCGGTGGAGCGACTCTATGAGGACCGGCGCTTCACGGTTTACCGGGCGATTCGGCGCTGA
- the can gene encoding carbonate dehydratase — protein sequence MGQLDHLLEKNRAWADGIKAEDPKFFDRLSSQQAPEYLWIGCADSRVPANQIVDLMPGELFVHRNVANVVVHTDFNCLSVLQFAVEVLKVKHVMVVGHYGCGGVRAALLDEGFGLISNWLRHVQDVRDRHQAVLDEISSEQDRVDRLCELNVVEQVGHVCQNSIVQEAWKRGQPLTVHGFVYDLADGILRDMGLSISSEQDRERIKQNSVDELVLRPVRSGRQKKV from the coding sequence ATGGGTCAGCTTGACCACCTTCTTGAAAAAAACCGGGCATGGGCCGACGGAATCAAAGCGGAGGACCCAAAGTTCTTTGACCGTCTGTCCAGCCAACAGGCACCGGAATACCTATGGATTGGTTGTGCCGACAGCCGGGTCCCCGCGAACCAGATTGTGGATCTGATGCCGGGGGAGTTGTTTGTCCATCGAAACGTGGCCAACGTGGTGGTTCACACCGACTTCAACTGTCTCTCGGTGTTGCAGTTCGCGGTCGAGGTGCTGAAGGTGAAGCACGTCATGGTCGTCGGTCACTACGGTTGCGGTGGCGTTCGGGCTGCACTGCTGGATGAGGGCTTCGGACTGATCAGCAACTGGCTGCGCCACGTCCAGGATGTTCGGGACCGGCACCAGGCCGTGCTTGATGAGATTTCCAGTGAACAGGATCGTGTTGACCGCCTGTGTGAACTGAACGTTGTGGAGCAGGTTGGGCACGTGTGCCAGAACAGCATCGTGCAGGAGGCCTGGAAACGCGGGCAGCCGCTGACCGTGCACGGCTTCGTGTACGATCTGGCTGACGGCATCCTGCGGGACATGGGGCTTTCCATTTCCAGCGAGCAGGACCGGGAGCGGATCAAGCAGAACAGTGTCGATGAACTGGTGTTGAGGCCGGTTCGGTCCGGGCGCCAGAAAAAGGTATAG